Proteins from one Catenuloplanes atrovinosus genomic window:
- a CDS encoding tripartite tricarboxylate transporter TctB family protein, protein MRWRRSLPDVLAGGVFVVIGAAFVAGALGYDRGTALRMGPGYFPLLVGAIVTGLGLAIVVKGLVAGEVITWEAVPWRAIALIAAAVAFFGLSVGTLGFVPASVVTALLTALASRRVRPLTAVAVTAGLTAAATLIFVVGLQVRIPLWGG, encoded by the coding sequence ATGCGGTGGCGGCGGTCCCTCCCGGACGTGCTCGCCGGGGGCGTCTTCGTCGTGATCGGCGCCGCCTTCGTGGCCGGCGCGCTCGGCTACGACCGGGGGACCGCGCTGCGGATGGGCCCCGGCTACTTCCCGCTGCTGGTCGGCGCGATCGTGACCGGCCTGGGGCTGGCGATCGTCGTCAAGGGACTGGTCGCCGGTGAGGTGATCACCTGGGAGGCGGTGCCCTGGCGCGCGATCGCGCTGATCGCGGCCGCGGTCGCGTTCTTCGGGCTCTCCGTCGGCACGCTCGGATTCGTACCGGCCTCGGTGGTGACCGCGCTGCTCACCGCGCTCGCCAGCCGGCGGGTGCGGCCGCTCACCGCCGTCGCCGTCACCGCGGGGCTGACCGCGGCCGCCACGCTGATCTTCGTCGTCGGGCTGCAGGTGCGCATCCCGCTGTGGGGCGGGTAG